The following nucleotide sequence is from Acidobacteriota bacterium.
ATCGGGATTCTTTATATCGATTATCTCGTAGCGATAGGTCAAAAAACCGCTGGTGAACCGATTGAAGGGCCAGCTGAAGCGAAAGTTCACCCCTACACTATTCTGATAGAAATCGATGAAGCTTATCCTCCGTTTGAAAGCAGAAATACCCAAACCAAGATGGCGGTCGAAGACCCAGGGATCATAGTAGGAGAGATTAAAATAGGTGGCTCGCTTGCCCACCTGTCCCCCAACACCAAGGGTAATCCCCTTACCGAAAAGGTTCCTCGTCTGGAAAGAGAAATTCCCAAAAACCCCCTCGAACTCAGAATAACCACCTCCAAAGAGAATGGAGTTCCTTCCCATCTCGTGCAACTTTATCTTTAGGTCGACCGTCTTCTTCTCCTTGTTCACCTCCCAAGATGGCTCCACAATATCGAAATAACCAAGCTGTTTGATCAGATCTAAGCTCAACTTCAACCTCCGCTGACTGAACACCATCCCCTCCTGGAGCATCAACTGTCTCCTTATCACCTTATCATGGGTAATCGTGTTCCCTTCAAACTCTATTCTATTTACATAATAAACCCCGTTCTCCTGAACCTCGATGTTGAGGTTGATCAGCTTCTTCTCCTCGTCGAAATTATAACGGGGGAGGATGTTTATCATAATATAACCCCGATTACCATATAACTCTTGAAGATCCTTAAGCCCATCCCAGAGTTTCTTATTATTGAACACCTCTCCCTTCTTAAGTTGAAGTATTAAGGTGATCAACTTCGTCGGCAGAAGCTTGTTTCCAGAGACCTTAACCTCCCCTACTCGATATTGATCTCCTTCCTCCACAGGAATAGTAATGAAGAGTCGTCTCTTCCCTTTTCCCACCTCCTTTATCTCCAACTTGGGGGTGTCTATCTTGAACGCCATATAACCATGACTCCAGTACAACTGCCTCAACCGGTTCAGATCGTCCTGAAACTTCTCCTCCTTATATACATCGTGAGAGGAAAGGAAAGAAAAGAACCAGTGCTCCCTGGTATCCTTCATCGTTCGCTTGAGCTCCCAGTCAGAGAAAACCTTGTTGCCCACAAACTCTATCTTCCCGATCCTCAGCTTATCCCCCTCATCCACATCGAAAAGAAGCCGAACAGTAGAGCTGGATACCGGTTCTACCTTATACTTCACCTGGGCGAACTTCCTCCCCTTCTCCCCAAGGAGCCCCTTTATCACATTCATCACCCGATAAACAGTGGGGATGTCGAGATAGTTCCCCGGCTTTAAACTTATGTTTTCTTTCTCCAACTTATCCTCTATATCCGATTGGGAAACGGACTTGAGCCCTTTATATTGAACATTCACTATCTCCTTTTTCTCCTTAACCTCGAATATGACGATCTTACCCTTAGGACTGTCTTGAGAGAGAACACGAATATCATCAAAGAAACCGGTTCTCCAGAGGACCTCAAAATCTCGCGCTAAACGCTCCTCGTCGTAAGGACCGCCAACCCTCGAGGAGATGTAATAGAATATGGTCTCAGTGGATATCCGATGGTTTCCTACTATCTTTATCTCGGCTATTTTTGTCCCCTCACTTCCCAGCAATAGAGGAGCAAAGAAGAAAAGTAAGAAAAGAAATACACCAAAAGAAGGTCTCTTTTTCATCGGCTTACAATCAAGTCAATAAGGTTCACCATCGGTTAGGCAATGATATTCTTTAGTTCCTTTTCCCTT
It contains:
- the bamA gene encoding outer membrane protein assembly factor BamA — translated: MKKRPSFGVFLFLLFFFAPLLLGSEGTKIAEIKIVGNHRISTETIFYYISSRVGGPYDEERLARDFEVLWRTGFFDDIRVLSQDSPKGKIVIFEVKEKKEIVNVQYKGLKSVSQSDIEDKLEKENISLKPGNYLDIPTVYRVMNVIKGLLGEKGRKFAQVKYKVEPVSSSTVRLLFDVDEGDKLRIGKIEFVGNKVFSDWELKRTMKDTREHWFFSFLSSHDVYKEEKFQDDLNRLRQLYWSHGYMAFKIDTPKLEIKEVGKGKRRLFITIPVEEGDQYRVGEVKVSGNKLLPTKLITLILQLKKGEVFNNKKLWDGLKDLQELYGNRGYIMINILPRYNFDEEKKLINLNIEVQENGVYYVNRIEFEGNTITHDKVIRRQLMLQEGMVFSQRRLKLSLDLIKQLGYFDIVEPSWEVNKEKKTVDLKIKLHEMGRNSILFGGGYSEFEGVFGNFSFQTRNLFGKGITLGVGGQVGKRATYFNLSYYDPWVFDRHLGLGISAFKRRISFIDFYQNSVGVNFRFSWPFNRFTSGFLTYRYEIIDIKNPDPTNPYYINFFMIPTLFPEGKTVTSSITPSIIWNTVDHPIFPTHGNRLTVSVELAGGPLQGERKFARFFGEYVKHFHLFPRQVFSFRTQVGYAKAWGGQSLLIFERYFLGGEYTIRGLRLRSVSPRDEYGYYIGGNKMLLFNAEYVFILTPETRLALFFDAGNAFNNDEPYSLTNLRRTTGAEFRVFVPFLQVPLRFIWAINLSPIGNEPRSIFTFGVGTMF